The stretch of DNA gACACCGTAGTTAGCAGGTATATATAGCCAAGGAGAGAGGGAGtactggagagagaaagagatggtggaagaaaaagaggtaggggccaggcgcaatggctcatgccggTAGTCcccgtgctttgggaggccaaggtgggaagattgcctgagcccaggagtttgagaccagcctggggaacatattgagaccccatctcaaagaaagaaaaagagatagagaaaagtggcttgggggtggggaaagggaTGGAGACTGAGAGACACTGAAacagaaagagaaggggaaactTGAGAGACGCACACTCAGGaaaagagcaagagagacagagactaaGAGAGTTGAAGAGAATGATAAGGGAGGTAAggaggcctggcacggtggcttacacctataatcccagcactgtgggaggctgaggcaggtggatcacttgaagtcaggagttcaagaccagcctgccaacatggtgaaaccgtgtctctactaaaaaaaaaaaaaaaaaaaaaaatcaaaaaaaatttagccaggctgtGGTGGTAGatgctagctactcgggaggctgaggcaggagaattgcttgaacctgggaggcagaagttgtagtgagtcaagatcgcaccactgcaccccagccggggtgacagagcaagactctgtctctgaatgaataaataaataaatggaggcagaagttgtagtgagtcaagatcgcaccactgcaccccagccggggtgacagagcgagactctgtctctgaatgaataaataaataaatgaatgaatgaatgaatgaatgaataaataaataagtaaagggaGGTGAGGAGACACAGAGAAACAGAGgtcagaggcagagagggagacagggtGAGTCAGACAGGTGTAGTTGGACggtgaatgaattaatgcacGAATTTATGGGAAGGCAAGGGTGAGCATGAGAGCCACAGAGATggaacagaaagagagacagtgaGAAATAGGGAACTGAAGACACACacgccaaggcaggagaactgcttgagtccaggagtttgagaccagcctgggcaacattgtgaaatcccatctttccaaaagagagatggagaaatggacgtgttgtgggagagagagagagaaatgcgtAGGGCTCAACACACTGTAGGTCTTCAGGAAATGCCTGCAGAGCAGAAAAGTTGATAGACACATAGAAACCTTaggagaggccgggcgtggtggctcatgcctgtaatcccagcacttcgggaggccgaggcgggcggatcacgaggtcaggagatcgagaccatcctggctaacacggtgaaaccccgtctctactaaaaatacaaaaaattagctgggcgtggtggcagacgctggaagtcccagctacttgggaggctgaggcaagagaatggcatgaacccggaaggcggagcttgcagtaagccagatcgcgcctgggcgaccgagcgaggctccgtttcaaaaaaaaaaaaaaaaaaaaaaaccttaggagAGTCGGAGAAACAGAGAGCAGGGAGAGAAATAGAGGGAATTCAGTCCATGGAAAAGTGTGATCTATGGCAGCACCTAGTAGCTGCTGAGTTAATACTTGCGTATGGATTAACTGCCTGAGGTGCACAGAGCCCAAAGGCAGAGGGGCTGAAGGATAGACAGGTGTGTAGCATGGGCTAGGTTTACGGTGAGTGCTTAGTAAATGCTGTGCAATGATTGCATGAGTTCCAGAAGGACCCAGACTGGTGAGACAGAGAATGCAGAGTTGGCTACACTGGGAAGGAGCCTCCACCTGACACAGCAGGAGAAGGATAAGCAGATGTTGTATAGTGCTTGGGCAGGGCCAGGCAAAGGGGAGATTTGCTCagaaaatgttgaatgaatgaatgcacaaaTGCATGGGAAGGCAAAGGTAAGCATGAGAGAGCCACagagatgaaacaaacaaataaaaaagacagtgAGAAATAGGGAATtaaatagggccaggcacggtggctcacgcctgtaatcccagcactttgggaggcctaggcgggcagatcacttgaggtcaggagttcaataccacactggccaacatggcaaaaccccatctctactaaaaatacaaaaattagccaggcgtggtggtgcacgcctgtaatcccagctacttgggaggctgaggcaggagaatcacttgaatccggggggcagaggttgcagtgagccaagatcacgctactgcacttcagcctgggcgacagagcaaaactccatctcaatcaatcagtcaatcaatcaatcaataaaagacatgtagggccgggcacagtggctcacgcctgtaatcccaacactttgggaggccaaggtgggcggatcacttgaggtcaggggttcgagatgagactggccaacatggccaaccccatctctactaaaaatacaaaaattagcctgatgtggtggcgtgcatctgtaatcctggctacttgagaggctgaggtgggagaatcacttgaacccgggaggtggaggttgcagtggttgcagtgagccgagatcatgccactgcaccccagcctgggagacaagagtgagacttctactcaaaaaaaaaaaaaaagaaaagaaaaaggaaaaagacacataggttaaggcaggagaatcacttgagcccaggagttggagaccagcctcggcaacctAGCAaagccccatctttacaaaaaatattaagaaattagccaggtgtggtggtgcacacttgtagtcccagatactccataggctgaggtgggaggatctctccCTTGGGAtactgagcctaggaggtcgaggatgcagtgagccaagatcgtaccactgcactccagcctgggctacagagcaagaccgtcaaaaaaataaaaaataagacacacgtgaaagagacacagagagaaaaacagacgAATGGAAAGATAGGGACACAGGGAGAGACAAAAACGGAGATTCATAAATAGAGACAGCTGGCCAGCTAAGTGAGATAGAAGCTGAGAGAGGCGAAGAGAGAGGGACTGCAAGGATACAAGAAGAGAGAGGAATTGCATGGTGACCCGACCAAGGCCAGGTTTTGGGGGATGGGCCAGCAGTGAAGGGGGGGCCTCCGAACCACCAGTCTCTCTCTGTAGAGGGGGGCATTCTCGGGGCAGACCCCAGCCTTGGGGGTGACTGGGTCCCCCTGGCCCCACAGGTCAGTGACGCGGAGTTATTACCGAGGGGCGGCTGGAGCCCTGCTGGTGTACGACATCACCAGGTGGGTGCCCGGGGTGGGTGGGGTAGGGCATGGGTGGTTCCTCTCCCgcactgcctccctcccttctcccttctccacaGCCGGGAGACATACAACTCACTGGCTGCCTGGCTGACGGATGCTCGCACCCTAGCCAGCCCTAACATCGTGGTCATCCTCTGTGGCAACAAGAAGGACCTGGACCCTGAGCGGGAGGTCACTTTCCTGGAGGCCTCCCGCTTTGCCCAGGAGAATGGTGAGGGCTGTGTCGTGGACCAGGTGGTGGTGGGGTGGACAGTCCACAGGGACCATGGGTTTACTGGCTCTCAGTGGCTGTACCCAGCAGGGGAACGTGGAGGTTCAGAAGTCTGGGTTCAAATTTgagtgttggctgggtgcagtggctcacacctgtaatcccagcagtttgggaggccagggtgggaggactgcttgagcccaggagtttgagaccagcctggacaacatagtgagatcctatctctacaaaaaattttaaaaattagctgggtgtggtggctcatggctgtagtcccagctacagtggaggctgaggcaggaggatcacctgagcctgagagtttaagactgcagtgagctgtgatcacgccattgtactccagtctgggagacagagcaagacactgtctccaaaagcaacaacaacaacaacaacaacaacaacaaaacaacaacaaaactaagtGTTGCCGTCAGTGAGCTATGTGATTACACTggttctcagtttcttcatctggaaagtgGGATCACAGTGTTTCTGCCCCACAGTGTGCTGTGATGATTAAGGGAGATTGTCTGTGGAAAGTCCTTAGCACCCGCCACAGAGGGGGTGCTAGATTAATGTTGGCCGCTAAAGTTTTGCCTACCGTCGGGAGGCCGCACAGGGtattggttttttaaattaattattttatttattttttcctcctactGCACCTTCCCGGGTATTGGTTTAATGTAGAGATTGCAACCCCAGATGGCCCTAGgtgaaaggcattttttttttttttttctgagacggagtcttgttctgttgcccaggctggagtagagtggcgcaatctcggctcactgcaacttctgcctccccggttcaagtgattcttctgcctcagcctctcgagtagctgggactacaggtgcgcaccacaatgcctggctgatttttatatttttagtagagacggggtttcaccatattggccaggctgatctcgaactcctgaccttgtgatccgactgcctcggcctcccaaagtactgggattacaggcgtgagactcTGCGCCCGGCGAAAGGCACATTTTTGAATACAGGAGATGGGATGGGGTAGATCCTTGAGTAACAGGTACTGGTGTTAAGGGGAGTGCAGCATACTGACAACCCACACCAAAAGGTTTGCAAGGGCCAaccacaatggctcacacctgtaatcccagcattttgggaggccaaggtaggagcatcacttgagatcaggagttttagaccagcctgtgtaacagagtgagaccctgcctctacaaaaaaaaaaaaaaaaaaaaaaccctgggtgtggtggtatgtgcctgtggtctggggtactcaggaggttgaggcaggaggatcacttgtgcccagaagttcgaggctgcagtgatctgcaatcacaccactgcactccagcctaggggacagagagagactttgtctcaaagaaaaaaacaaagaaaaaaggtttgCAAGTATAAACTCATTTGAAAACATTGTGTTGGCCAAACCACCCACATCTGGTGGCTGGAGATCTGCCTGTGTTCCCCTGTTTTGCAACCTCCAGGTTTAAAGGAGGTTTTGCCATCAGAGAGGTGTGGGTGTGAATTCAGCTCTGATTTTCTGACTGTGGGGCCTTGTCATGCTGCTGATGGGTAGACTCTGGTTGGCCTGTTCCTGTCCTAGATTGTGCTAGAGACACAGTGTTGGAGACAGCCCTAGGCCCAACCTTCATGGAGCTCACAGTTCAGTGGGTGAGGGTGGAAGGACAGACCCACTTCCAGACAGTGACACCTCAGAAAGGTCAGGGCTTGATGGCGAAGCACCAGGAGACGGGTCAGAGCCAGCAGGGGAGAGCCCCAGAGGGGTGAGGGCCAGTACTGGGGGGGCAGGCAGAGGGATCGGGGTGGGATGGAGAACACAGGCAGAGGGGTCAGGGCTGGGATAgggcaggcagaggcagaggggtCAGTTGGGATGAGGGGACACAGGCAGAGGAGTTACATGGGATGGGGGGCATGGGCAGAGGggttggggtgggatggggggccCAGGTAGAGGGGTCAAGGCCAAGTTTGGGAGGCACAGGCAGAGCGGTTACATGGGATGGGGGAGCATGGGCAGAGGGCTCGGGTGGAATGGGGCAGGCCTAGGCAGAAGGGTCAGGGGTGGAATGGGGCAGGTCCAGGCAGAAGGGTCAGGAATGGAATGGCGCAGGCCCAGGCAGAAGGGTCAGGGGTGGGATGGGGACCCAGGCAGAGGGTTGGGGCCAGGATGAGGAAGCACAAGCagaggggtcagggccaggataGGGGGCCACAAGAAGCTGTGGGAGCCCTAAGTCGGTACCTGACTCAGCCCAGGAAGTGAGGGAGGACTTCTTGGAGGAGGAGCTGTGTGAGCTGAGCTCTGAAGGAAGAGCTGGGTGGGCATATCGGGAAGCGGACATTAGTGGCAGGGAAATGGCATGCGCAGAGGCCTGAGGTGAGGGTAAGGGGTGATGGAACATTGGAGGAACAGGATGAGAGTCAGCGGGTGAGAGCTCAGTGGAGGGTGGGGACTAACTGGGGCCCTGACCTCAGAGTGTGTGCCCCTGCAGAGCTGATGTTCCTGGAGACCAGCGCTCTCACAGGCGAGAACGTGGAGGAGGCGTTCCTCAAGTGTGCCCGCACTATCCTCAACAAGATTGACTCAGGTGAGGCCCCGACCGGCCCGAGTGGGAGCGAAGGGCAGGCCCGGGGGTCTCCAGGCAACCAGTGCTgacctctccccttccccacagGCGAGCTAGACCCGGAGAGGATGGGCTCTGGCATTCAGTACGGGGATGCGTCCCTCCGCCAGCTTCGGCAGCCTCGGAGCGCCCAGGCTGTGGCCCCTCAGCCGTGTGGCTGCTGAGCTCTGTGGAGCCAGGTGGGACACTGGGGGCTCAGGGAGGCAGGGTGGTCTCTTGGGAATGGGGGAGATGGTGTGGGAGATAGACACTGAACATGTGATGACAAGAGaaacagagtgagagaaagatgCAAAAACACACAAGCTAAAGGAGgcatctggctgggcgcagtggctcacgcctgtaatctcagcactttgggagtccgaggcaggcggagGCAGTTcattgggtgggggtggggagacagaCCCACTTCCAGACAGTGACAGCTCAgaaaggtcagggccaggccgggctcggtggctcatgcctgtaatccctgtactttggaaggccgaggcgggcggatcacctgaggtcaggagttcgagaccagcctggccaacgtggtgaagccccctctctactaaacatacaaaaattagccaggcatggtggcaggtgcctgtaatcccagctactcgggaagttgaggcaggaaaatcacttgaacctgggaggtggaggttgcagtgagctgagatcacaccattgctctccagcctgggtgacaagagcaagactttgtctcaaaaaaaaaaaaagaaagaaaggtcaggACCAGATGGGGAAGCACTGGGGGAGAGGGGTCAGAGCCAGCAGGGGAGAGGCCCAggggggtcagggccagggtcggGGCACAGGCAGAGGGATCGGGGTGGGATAgggcaggcagaggcagaggggtCAGGGTGGGATGAGGGGACACAGGCAGAGGGGTTGCATGTGATGGGGGGTatacataaggtcaggagttctagaccagcctggccaatgcggtgaaacccctcctctactaaaaatacaaaaattagccaggcatggtggtacatgcctatagtcccagctacttgggagactgaggcaggagaatcacttgaacccaggaagctgagggtgcagtgagccaagattgagccactgcattccagcctgggcgacagagcaagactctgtctcaaaaaaaaaaaaaaaaaaggagacatctGCCGGTCCACAGGGaatccacctgcagccccaggccAGCTTCCTGCCCTAGACCTTGACCCTCCCATTCATAGTTCTCCAGCGATTTATTGAgcgcctgctgtgtgccaggccctgctcAAGGCACTGGGGATATGGCAGGGAGTACAACAGACTCCCATCCTCATGGTGCTGACATTCTCTTTGGGGGAGACAGGTGATAAACAAGAGACGTAAGtcggctgggcatagtggctcacacctgtaatcccagcactttggcagggtgagatgggaagatcactttgagaccaggctgggcaacaaagcgaccTTATCTccacaaaaagttttttaaaattagcgaggcgtggtggtgtgcacctggagtcccagctacttgggaggctgaggtgggaggatggcttgagcccaggtgttcgaggctgcagtgagctgtgaccatgcgtcactgcactccagcctgggtgacagagcgagactctaaaaaaaaaaaaaaaaaaaaagtaaagtatgtAGTAGTGAGGGAGGTAAGAActatggggaaaaataaaacaggcacaGATGGGTGGATAGGGTGGAggagtgtacttttttttttctttgagacggggtattgctctgtcacccaggatggagtgctgtggcgtgatctcggctcactgaaacctccgcctcctgggttcaagtgattctcctgcctcagcctcccgagtagctgagattacaggtgactaccaccatgcctggctaattttttaaatttttatagagacagggtttctttttttcttttttcttttttttttttttgagacggagtcttgctctgttgcccaggctagagtgcagtggcacgatcttggttcactgcaacttctgcctcctgagttcaagttgcctcagcctcctgagtagctggaactacaggcgcccgccatcacgcctggctaatttttatgtatttagtagagatggggtttcaccatattggccaggctggtctcgatctcttgaccttgtgatctgcccgcctcggcctctcaaagtgctgggattacagtgtgagccactgcacctggccgagacagggtttcatcatgttggccaggctggtctcaaactcctgacctcaagtgatccacccactctcAGCCTactaaaatgttgagattacaggcgtgagccactgcgcccagccaagaatgtactttttttttttctgagatggagtttcactcttgttgccgaggctggagtgcaatggcgcgatctcggctcaccgcaacctctgcctcccgggttcaagcaattctcctgcctcattctcctgagtagctgggattacaggcatgtgccaccatgcccagctaattttgtatttttagtagagacggggtttctccgtgttggtcaggctggtctggaactccctacctcaggtgatctgcctgcctcggcctcccaaagtgctgggattacaggcgggagccaccgcgcccagccctttttttttttttgagacagagtctcactctgtcgccatgctagagtgcagtggcatgatctcagctcactgcaacctctgcctcctggattcaagcaattcttctgcctcagtctcccgagtagctgggactataggtgcgtgccaccatgcccagctaatttttgtatttttagtagagacgtttcaccatgttggccaggttggtctcgatctcttgacctcgtgatccgcccacctcagcctcccaaagtgctgggattacaggcatcagccaccgcacctggccaagagtgTACATTTAAACAAGATGATGAGGGAAGCCTCGCtgagaagatgacatttgagtGAAGGAAGGGAGATAGGGAGGCCTGTGGGGATCTGGGGCAAGAGCACTGCCGGAGAGCACAGCAATGCTTCTAGCGAGGGGTATGCCTGGTGTCGGTGAGGGTGACCGAAGCAGCCAGTGTGGGCATCATGGAGGACCTGTGTGTGTTTTGTGGGTACAGCATGAGATGGGGTCAGGGGTTGGAGGAAGCAGATCAGGTAGGGCCTGTGGGCCCTGGGGAGGCCTCTGGCTTATACCCTGTGTGGGAGCCACAGGAGGCTTCTGAACAGAGGAAGGACAGGATCAGATTCAGGGGTGCAGAGAGTTCCTCTGGCTGCATAAAGGGAAGGGGCTGTGAGGGACAGAGGAGGTCACCAGGACACCAGAGAGGAAGCTGCTGCAAAGTCCAGGGGAGATGGTGGAGGACAGGACAAGGGGGCGGGAAGAGGAGTGGCTGAGAAGGGAATAGGGTTCATGTCCTCCTTAGACTCTCTGTCTTCCAGTCTtggcctctctctttttttttttttttggttcctgtctttttattttgagacagagtctctcgctctgtcacccaggctggagtgcagtggcgcgatctcggctcactgcaagctccgcctcctgggttcacgccattctcctgcctcagcctcctgagtagctgggactacaggcacccgtcaccacgcccggctaattttttgtattttttttagtagagacggggtttcacggtgttagccagaatgggctcgatctcctgaccttgtgatcctcccacc from Gorilla gorilla gorilla isolate KB3781 chromosome 20, NHGRI_mGorGor1-v2.1_pri, whole genome shotgun sequence encodes:
- the RAB4B gene encoding ras-related protein Rab-4B isoform X4, producing MAETYDFLFKFLVIGSAGTGKSCLLHQFIENKFKQDSNHTIGVEFGSRVVNVGGKTVKLQIWDTAGQERFRSVTRSYYRGAAGALLVYDITSRETYNSLAAWLTDARTLASPNIVVILCGNKKDLDPEREVTFLEASRFAQENGWSRVAQSRLTATSASPVQVILLPQPLE
- the RAB4B gene encoding ras-related protein Rab-4B isoform X2 — protein: MAETYDFLFKFLVIGSAGTGKSCLLHQFIENKFKQDSNHTIGVEFGSRVVNVGGKTVKLQIWDTAGQERFRSVTRSYYRGAAGALLVYDITSRETYNSLAAWLTDARTLASPNIVVILCGNKKDLDPEREVTFLEASRFAQENELMFLETSALTGENVEEAFLKCARTILNKIDSGELDPERMGSGIQYGDASLRQLRQPRSAQAVAPQPCGC
- the RAB4B gene encoding ras-related protein Rab-4B isoform X1, whose amino-acid sequence is MSVSLPLTVMVRERDWIGIHLFSLYLSLPVGIPDFGSIWSDFLFKFLVIGSAGTGKSCLLHQFIENKFKQDSNHTIGVEFGSRVVNVGGKTVKLQIWDTAGQERFRSVTRSYYRGAAGALLVYDITSRETYNSLAAWLTDARTLASPNIVVILCGNKKDLDPEREVTFLEASRFAQENELMFLETSALTGENVEEAFLKCARTILNKIDSGELDPERMGSGIQYGDASLRQLRQPRSAQAVAPQPCGC
- the RAB4B gene encoding ras-related protein Rab-4B isoform X3; this encodes MAETYDFLFKFLVIGSAGTGKSCLLHQFIENKFKQDSNHTIGVEFGSRVVNVGGKTVKLQIWDTAGQERFRRETYNSLAAWLTDARTLASPNIVVILCGNKKDLDPEREVTFLEASRFAQENELMFLETSALTGENVEEAFLKCARTILNKIDSGELDPERMGSGIQYGDASLRQLRQPRSAQAVAPQPCGC